The Rhodamnia argentea isolate NSW1041297 chromosome 7, ASM2092103v1, whole genome shotgun sequence genome contains the following window.
GAGACAGCTCTACTTGACAAGCTTATCATTCATAGGTGGGATCATCCTATTTGGTGGCCTCATTGCACCAACTGTAAGATACTAAAAGATTGATTTACTTCTTGGAGCTAAGTAGCTACACTTGTCAATTTCTACCTAAAGCGTGATTGTGCCGAACACTGAGACCTGTTTTATGTTACGTTCCAGCTGGAGCTGAAACTAGGTTTGGGAGGTACCTCATATGAAGATTTCATACGTAATATGCACTTGCCTTTGCAGTTAAGGTACTTGATCAACATATGAAGCTAATAATGGAGATGATGAAACCTCTGCTTttcaaatttgtaattttaCATTAAACAAACATGTGGGATGTGACTCTTGATTCCTTCTGCTGGTTTATTGATATAACCTATTGGTGAATCAGTCAGGTCGACCCTATTGTAGCATCATTTTCTGGCGGGGCTGTTGGTGTCATATCAACCCTGATGTTGATGGAAGCTAATAATGTTGaacaacaagagaaaaaaaggtgTAAATATTGCCATGGAACAGGTAAGTGTTCTTTTGTCAATAAACAGCATATCTGCTAATGTGAATGTTAGTGTTACTTCCTTGCGGCAGTTACTTCTGACCTGATTTGGACATTTTTCACTTTTAGCAAATTGCTACTAGCATATGGTTTTGTGCTGTTCGAGCAATACCGCATTTAAAGATAAAGAGAACATTCACTATTTTCataaagttctaaaatttgatttgaattagTGATTTGAATGCTTGTCATGGAAAATCAGATGGGTCCTTTATGAAGATTGAGTGTGATTTATTACGTGATACCACCAAATGCATGCTCCGTTCATTGATTTGTCAAATCAAATGAAGATCTTGTAATAAGTCCAAATATGATCCTAGGGTTGAGAGTATTGAGTTTTTCCTTGGCATAGCTTGCCCCTATAAATatatggtttctctctctgGCTCTCTGTGAAATGACTTGTATTATTGTCACATTTTCTGTGGTCTTATGGCAGGATACTTGGCTTGTGCCAGATGTTCAGCAAGCGGTGTGTGCTTGAGTGTGAACCCCATTCTGGTGACTGGTGCTGCAGATCGCCCTCTTCAGGTTCCCAAAACTGAGAGGTGTCCAAACTGCTCTGGGGCGGGGAAGGTAGACATAGACATTTTTTCTTGGATCTTATACATGAGCTTTATGTTCCAAGGTTTAACTGTTGCTTAATTGCATTAGCTTAGGATAACTTAGGCTTAATGACTGCTTAATAGGAACATGCCTTAAGTTTCTGTCACTTAGTGGGCTATTAAAAAAGGCATTGGCATTTCATCATCTAACTCACTAACCAAGTGTGGTGAAAGGCGTGAATCAGCTTCGTTGTTGCTCATCAAACTTGATATAAAAGTAGGAAAAGCTCTATTGTATTTGCTTCCGGTATTTTGACTAACTACATTTCTGTGGTGCAATTAGGTCATGTGCCCTACCTGCCTGTGCACTGGAATGCTTATGGCTAGTGAACATGACCTGCGGATCGATCCATTTGACTAAACACAGTTTGCTGATGCGGCATGATTTTGTGGGTTGTAGTATATCAACAACAATCGATAGTGtttctttacccaaaaaaaaaaaaaaaacaacaatcgATAGTGTTTGTTGTGACTTCATGTTTGTTTTACGGGATTAAGGAATAAAATGGCGTTCCTTGGGTAGACCTCTGGAATGCACATTCCAACTTTTGGAGCCTCACCAAAGGCCGTTATTGCGATGGGAGCCAAAATGCTGATTTAGTCCGGCCGCAGGGTATGCTGAACATAGGCATTACATCCTCACATGATAGGAAATGCAAGAACTTCATGTACTGCACAGATCACTTGAAACCGGAAAACAGGAACCATTTTGTGCATAATCCATAATCAATGCAAAGCTCCTTCCATAATTTGAATATGATTGGAGTCACTGCTTGTGTTTGGAAAATTAATAGGAAAACAGTAGCGAAAGAGTTTTTTATTTCAGCCATCAAGGAGCCATCTGTCTAGACTCTCCTCAAGTTACACAGCTTATACAGGTCAAGTCGCTTCAAATTTCCAAGTGTCGTAACAAGTTTTTCCGCACCAATTAGTTCTCCATGGGGAGTGGCTCCCCCATGGCCAGACCCATCTTCTAGAAATATCTCCTCGAAGGAACTACAGAGCACTTGACATGCTTCTAGATTGGGGAATCCCTGGAGGAGGAAGTCGGAAGGAAAAACGACATTTTCATCGTGGTAAACAGTAGCGAAAGAGTTTTTCCGATTATAGTGTGTATCTTTGTATTTTATCAGTGAATTTCTCTGAAAGAGTTTTCCCGATTAAACTTGACGAGTTCTCTCAAGTTTATTCTGGTTTCATCGCCTGCGTCGAGCTCTTGTTTCGAGTGCATCACCCTGTCAATTACATTACTAATAAGATGACTAGATTGCAGTTTCACTGGAGGGGGAGAAAAGGGTAGTGCTACACCTTCTGACTCCTACATTATAATGAGATCAACACCAGAAAATTGTAGGAACCAAAACCGGCTTCACGAACAAAGAGATTCGGGCATTTCTGTCTTGCATCATAGCACAATGTTTCAAGTGATGCACAACATGGCCAGCGAAGTTCTACATGATTATTATTTATGGCAATTCCAGGCAGTGATGATGACTAAATTCGCCACGTTAAGTTCCTTCATGCCGTATGACTCTTGCATTTCCTGAGCTCACTTTAAGCACTTTAACATACGAGGTTTGGATGATTCCACTAAATCTCACTTGACAGTATGTAGATGCAATTCAGCCACTAAAATGTTCCTGAGATTCATCTGAGTTCATACAGAAATACCATCGGGCACATCAAGAATATCACAGTCCAATTCGACAAACCGATGACAACATTCAGAATCATAAGTAGCATTTTCATACGAGATTACTGTGGACCGGATAGAACCGAGGGTATTACAGAAGTTGTAGCACAAAAATCAATATTCTCCTGACCAATACTTACATGAAAATTCATCGAGATGCTGTGCGAAAAGTCATTATCTAAGTCCTCTGGAATTTCCATTGACCCATCTAACACCTTGATGACCATCGACATGGAAGGCCTCTTTGAAAAATCACATTGTAAGCACCATGAAGCAATCCTCATAATATTGACCACGCGGGGTTGATTTAGTTGCATATCCTCACAAGTGTTGTCCACCATGTCCAACAATCGGCCATCTTCGACCTTTCTCTTAAAAACTTCAACTAGATACATGTCTTCCTTGTTCTGAGAGCTATCAAATACTTTCCTTCCACAAACTATCTCCAAAACTACCACACCAAAGCTATAGACATCTACTTTCTCCGTAATTGTTGCGCTCAGCCATTCAGGGGCCAAATAGCCAGGAGTTCCCCTCATTGTAGTCACAGCTTGGCTTTGGCCCCTATCAAGCAACTTAGACAAGCCAAAATCAGCAATCTTAGCATTAAATTTTTCATCTAAGAGAATATTTTGCGGTTTGATGTCCATGTGAACTATCTTCCATGTACATTCTTCATGGAGATAGTTTAGGCCCTTGGCTATGTCATAGATGatcttcctcctttttctccagtcaAGCACGAACGACCCTTTAGATTTGTGAAAGATCCACTCATCCAAAGAACCCCTAGACATGTACTCATAGATTAGCAGCATGTGAGACTTCTCGGAGCAAAGTCCAAGGAGTCTTGCTAGGTTGACATGATGAATGTTACCAATAGTCTCGAACTCGGCTAGaaaagattttttaatttggcgTAATCCGCCAAGGCGTTTCACTGCAACTTTTGTGCCGTCACTCAGAGTACCTTCAAAGACGGTTCCAAAGCCTCCTTCACCGAGCTTCTTACTGAACACTTCTGTGACGGCTATTAAATCATCATAAGTGAACCTTGTAGGGAGGCCAGGCAGTTGTTCTAGGTATTCCTCTCCAACTTCATCGGCTTCTTGCCTCCAGAGAACTAGAGAATTCGAAACTACGTTAAGAATAATCAAGGCAAGGACGGATCCAGCACTATAACTGAGTATTATTACCTCGAGAGtgttttgactttttgctcATTTCAAGAGAAACACGAGGTTCGTTGGTATTAGGAGAGGGAGAAGGAACTTCATTAGAGGTATTCTGTACTTTAATGAAAGCAACGGAACGGGAAGGAATTTCATCTATAAGTAGCGAAATTACTGGAGACACTAAGTAGCACGAACCAGAATGATACAGGTAAAATGCTGTTGTGCATGAGCAGTTGCAGGCACAGGCCTCTCTGCAACTCTCCTTATCTGTATTTGCTAGATCTGGGATGATTTGAATGTCTGTGCCATAGGTGAAGTAAGAATAGTCATTAAGCTCAAAAAAGGTTTGAAACTGCGAAGCTTCGCAAGACAAAGGAACAGTTTCGACACACCCAAGTTTAGGATCTCTATCATCTATTGGCTTGAAGTAGCTCATCCCCTCCCTTGATGTTGGACAACTACACTGCCCGTGCACGCTTCAAATTCCATATTTACCACAAGCCATTGGATAACCACAATCCCCAAGATATGGTTCAAAAAGATCATCTCTTACACTCCACCCCACTTCATCCCATTGATATGATCTCAAATGTCCATCGGGTTCGAACTTCATGTACTGCACAGATGCACCAGAACCAGGACCGGTAACAGAAAGCACAGACCCATTTCTTGTGGAGTCCATGAACAATGCCAAATCTCCTCCAGCAATTTCGATATAATTGGAGTCATCGCTTGTGTTAGGCAAATTTACGTTAACATGGAGATACACCTGCAGAGGATAAGTCTCTATCCGGGCAAATAAACCACTAGGAGTGAGCGAAAGTGAAAGTAAACCTTGTTCGATCCCATTCACTAAGGAAGTACTCGGGGTCAATTTCTGCCCCACGCTTAATTTCTGCCCAAGGACAAGTGAGTCTGTAGGGTGATCGAAGGATTGCCACACTGTGGCATTATTCTTATCAAACAGCACAATATTGCCGGTGTCTGTCAAGTTCATGCCCACAACAGACATACCCGTAGTGTTGGTAGACCAACCCACCGACCCGTCAACATCGGTCAATACCAAATCTCCTTCCACCGTGAGCTCCAAGGTCGCGTTGGCACCAACCGGATTGTTTCGATTAGCAGACCACACCTCAATCAGATCTACAAGTTGGTCAAAATTCTTGACTGTGCGAGCAATAAAAATGCTGAAATAGCAGATTTTCCTGACGGCATCCAATTGGAAGCCACATGCGAATGCCGTGCCCGAGCTGTTTTGTCTTCTCAGAAGAATGGATGGCCAGGACCCCCCCAACCTAGCAGTGGAGAATAATCATAGGCTATCCATTTAGTAGAAAGGCCTGCAGTTGCATTGAAAGCTTGAGCATCGACTAAACAGGAAAAGAATTGCaggagaagaagggaaaggaaagagcaAAGACTCCACCATTTGAACACAGTGTCGGGATTATCAAAGAAACCAAAGATACGAATGAGAAGCAGAGCAGAATGAAAGCGAGAAACTGGAACTTGAGGTTAGAGGTGACAGTGCAATCATTTTAAGCTCCATCGACAAGTCCAAAAACTTTGGATTGTAAGATTAAGATATTCTGGACAAAATCCTCGTTCATACAACAGATGTCGATGCCTCCTATGTGCCGGCGCAGCAGCACGGAATCTATGACAATCCAAGaaagggaaacaaaagaaactagCGAAactaaaattcatttttcttgacTGTCGGTATCGAAGAACAAACATGATTTAAGAGTGCCAACAGACGATGAATGACACGATGAAAATAAGCTAACATTACAGGATCACCAGTAGCCTAATCCCTTCACAATTAGCAGAAGACTGCCCCCTTGTGCGTGAACATTGACGACATCAATCCATGCTTGGTAAACATTCACATCAATCCGTTCTTGGTAAACATTCGGAAATCTAAGTTCCTAGCTTACAATGGTCGATTCTATCgaagaaacaaataaagctGGAAGGCAAAATAACGGGCTCATTGCCGGCTCCATGAAGACGAGGATCttctgaaagagaaaaaatatcaaGGTTACCATTTTCTCGATTACTTGATAAAAGAGTACATTGTTTTGGTTATGCTTATAGAATATGAGAGACGCTAATAGAATCTTAATTTCTTCATTTATGACCTCAGACTAACTACGGATTAATATCCATAAATATACTTCAGTACTCTCCTCAAACTAGAGTATTCAGTTTGTGTCCGTCGGGTGCGACTTTTTTCCAAAGTCTACGACCAAAGCACTGTGTAAGCCTTCTTACACTAGACATGATATGTGGATAAAAcgaactgaattgaaaaaaagcgTTGAAGGAATACTTGATCACATGTGCCATAGCTCGATATTGAGCTTCAACGCTTAATCAAGATACTACAGATTGTTTCTTGCTCTTCCATTCAACTAAATTACctccaaaaaataaacaatagcCTGAAGTAGATTTCCTATGCATAGGATATCCAGCCCAATCAGCATTAGAGAAGCTTGTAGTGTTTAGATGAccataattttttgaaacattagtCCTTTACTTGGTGCTCCCTTCAAATATTTGACGATTCGAAGTACAATATCCATAGGAGAACTCATGAATTGGCTTACTACGCtaacatcaaaagatttatcagGTCTTGTAACTGTAAGATAGTTTAACTTATCAATTAATCTCCAATACTTCGCTGGATCATATAGCAATTCTCCATGTTACACATCAAGTTTTACATTGGGATTTGCTCCAAGAAATCCAACCTCACCAAGAATGTCAAGTCTATACTTCCGTTGCGATAAAGTGATACTGAAATGTGAGTAGGCTACTTCAATACCAAGAAAATATCAAAGACGTCCTATATCTTTAGTATTGAATTCTATATACATAAATTGCTTGGGTTTCTGAATACCATCACTACTAGTAATGatgatatcatccacatataccaCTAGAGACAGAGCTCAAAACCGAATGATCTATCTTACACCGCTTTATCCAAATTCGAGAATCGGATCACTAAATCTATGAAACAAAGTACGAAGAGATTGTTTAAGTACATAGAAAGCCTTGTGTAAATGACATACCACATTATCTCCTTTAGCAACTAACCTAGGTGGTTACTCCATGTAGATCTCCTCAGCCATATCACAATGTAAAAAGGCATTTTCCACATATAGATAATGAAGAAACCAGCCCATCGCACTAAATAAATATACAAACATATGGAATTTGGGCCACCGAAGAAAATGTGCTGTTGTAGTTGACACCATAAGTCCGAGTATACCCCCTTCGCAACAAAttgtccctcctcctcctcctcaataGGAACTTCACTTCGACTTGCCTCCTGGTTTGGACTGCATAGTCAATCAGTCAAGAGTACCATAAGGGTGAACTTTACAAGTGAAAACCCAACAACAACCAACAGGTTTCTTACATGTAGGTAAGGAAGTAAGTTGCCAAGTTCGGTTCTTAATGAGTACCAGCATTTCATCCTCAATGGCATGACACCATCTCGGATGAGCAAGAGCCTAAGCAACACTATTAGGCATAGAAACAAAAGGCAACGACAAGACAAAGACAAAGAAGGTAGGAAATAAGCGATCATatgataaaaaattggaaattggatTATGTGTACGAACACAATCGGAAAGACCGAAATATGGAGTATAGCGATCAACGGGACGACCAACACAAGATCGTGCACCATATTGAGAAGCATTGGGTGGATCAAGATCGGAGGATGGTGCTGTAGCTGATGGGCGAACATATGAACTATGTACCGTTAAAAATTGTACTGCATCGATGATAGGTGCGGTCAGCAAACTAGAAATTGGAAATTAGGCATAGAAACAAAAGACAACGACAAGACAAAGACAAAGAAAGTAGGAAATAAGCGATCATatgataaaaaattggaaattggatTATGTGTACGAACACAATCAGAAAGACCGAAATATGGAGTACAACGATCAACAGGATGACCAACACAAGATCATGCACCATATTGAGAAGCATTGGGTGGATCAAGATCGGAGGATGGTGCTGTAGGCGATGGGCGAACATATGAACTATGTACTGTTAAAAATTGTACTGCATCGATGATAGGTGCGGTCAGCAAACTAGAAACTTGTGGATGTAGTTGGAGGGAGTGGAAGCATCGGTATGACACAACCATCATCATCACCAAATGCCGTAGGAATCGCCCAAGAAGAAAACATGATTGATCTTCAAAGAACGTCACATTTGTGGATGCGAACATACGACGGCAAGTAGGGCTGTAACATTTGTTCCCTTATGAGTCCGAGAGTGTCCCACAAAGAGACATTTTTCAACACGAGGATCTAGCTTATCAAGACCCGAAGTAAGAGAACGTGAAAAACAGCTACACCCAAAGACTAGACTTGAAAAGGTAAGGAAAAGAGAGGACGATTTGTATGTAAAATAGAGAATGGCGTCTCCCCCTGAAGAACGAAAGTTGGAAGCCTATTGATTAAATAACACGCTGTAAGAATAGCACAACCCCCAAAAATTTTAGGTAGATTCATGTAAAATATGAGGCAATGGGCAATATAAAAAAGATGACGATTTTTACGTTCGGCTATGCCACTCTGCTATGAGGTATATGAACATGAAGTCTGATGAATACTACCAAGAGAATCAAGGTATGGTTGGAAACTAGAAGTTGTAGCAAGATATTCTCTAGCATTATCTCATCATAAATATTTGACAGAGATATTATATTGATTAAACACTTCAAAGTGGAATAATCGAAAGCAATGAAAAATCTCTACGTAGCCTTTTATTAAGAATAACTAAGTCATTTGGGAAAAATCATCCATGAACGTAACAAAATATATGAATTTAGAGACATCGGACACACGATGCGGACCCCATCCATCCGAGTGAACCAACTCAAATAGACTAGACACACGACTCTGAATGCGGTAAGGAAAAGAGACGGATATTTACCAAAATAACAAGCTTTACATTGCAAGGAACTTGCAGGATTAGACTCAAGAAATATATATTGAAGTATGTTTGGTGGCGGATGACCAGCACGACAATGCATCCGATATAAATCGGTGGATGTACGCTTCACAATTGCAACAACTAACACCTTTGTGTCAAGATAGTACGTGCCATTTGATTCATGTCCCCCACCAATCATTCATTTAGTCCTCGGATCCTAAAAGACACAgcgagaagaggaaaatgttgCGGAACAATTCAATTCTTTAGTTAACGAGctaacaaaaatcaaaatttaaggaaaTTTTGATAGGTAAATGacagatgaaaaagaaagagagggactcGGATGAGCAACACCAGTAACTTGAGATTGGGAGCCATTCGCTAATGTAACCGAATTTGACAATAAAGGAGATCTAAAATGCAATGAAGAGAGTAGATTAGAGTTACCAGTCATGTGATTGGTAGCTCCATAATCTATTAGCCATGAGTCAGACGTTGTAGAAAACAAACAAGATGAACTACCTTTGGAGGTTTGTGCCAAGTTGTAGTAGGAGCTGAAGATCCTATCATCTATTGAGAGTGGACCAATGTATCATATCTAGCATGTGTCAGTGTAAAGGAATTGCCTGTATTTTGCACAATAGTTGAACTTGGTGGAACTAGTGAGGAAGGAACAATAAAATTCTCAACTTCTGCATAGGCAACAAGGGTTGGTATGAGCTGCGGGTGAAGAGTATAGCGATAAGCTTCGGTATGTTGGGGTCTTTTATGGCAACAGCATGAGCCATGACCATTTTCAGAACTAATGGCACCAGGAGTACTAACCTCTCCATCACGGCCTTCACGACCTCTAATATGAACAAAATCGCGTCCACGACCTTGGTAACCTCTACCGCGACCTCCACGTCCACTAGAACCATGGGAAAGCATAGTGCTTGTCTCCAAAATTGGCGTGGAAGAAATCTTCTCAATGATTGTAGAATGGAGCCTGAAGAAGACTTCATCCACTGTAGGAAGAGAGCGCTAAGATGTTATATGTTGGTGAAGAGATGAATATTTAGGCCCCAACGACTTGAGATGTAATATCACCCGCAAATTCTCTTGGCATTTGGCTCAAACATTTGGATCATTCGAGGCGGGAAGATAAGTATCCAATTGCTGGCAAAGGGTTGTGAACTGAGCATAATGATCGTATAAAGATTGATCAtgataaatatcaaataatgcTTCCCACGTGTCATATACCTGCGTCATATTGTTTTGTCTAGAGGAGAGCAATGCACATTTCTCCCAAACTGCCTTAGTAGAGTCACACTAAATAAAGTGAGGATAGCCCTTAGAGTCCATGCTATTTCATAAGAAAGTCTAAATCATCGCATCTTCTGCAATCCAATCGGCAACTTTATACTTGTCGGACGGTACCGTAGTCGTTAGATAGTCTAGTTGCTTGGTGGCAGTAAGATTGACCTTGATAGCTTTAGACTAGAATGAATAATTAGTTCCATCCAACTTGCCAAAGGTTAATTGAAAATGAACACAAGGGGATCCATAAGCCATCAGTGAATAGCGAATGTGATCAAGCCCAAAAAAGAACCAACGTCATGGCAAATGACACTTAAATCTAGTAATCCAACCAACCACatagtaatttcaaaaaagaaaacatggctCAATCCAACCACCACTGAACGCAGCACTTCACTAAAACTTCATAAAATCATTAAAGTGATATAAGGTTGCTATTACAAAGATGTGGGTCTCCGTCTCTCTCTGAaatattgtatttttttcatgattcaTATTCTACGATCTTATTGCAGGATACTTGGCTTGTGCCAGTCGTTCAGCAAGTCGTGTGTGCTTGAGTGTGGACCCCATTTTAGTAACCTGTAAAGCGGATCGCGCTCTTCTGGTTCCCAAAACTGAGAGGTATCCAAACTACTTCGGGACGAGGAAGGTAGAGAAATTTTTTCGTGGATCTTACAGATGAGTTTCGTGTTTTAGGTTGTAACTGTTGCATAATTGCATTAGCTTATGATAACTTTGACTTAGCAGCTGTTTAATAGAAACATGCCTTAAGCATTTGTCGCTTTGTGGGCGACTCGAAAAAGCATTCGCATGTTATCATCCAATTCGCCGACCAATTCAATCTGAAGTGTAGTCAAAGGTGTGAATCAGCTTAGTTATTGTTAGAATAGTAAATGTTAAACCACACATTCATCTAAAAGCGCAAACTTTTAGAACAGGTTGGCGTGGTCCTATAAAATCTCATATGGTATCAGAATAGGAAGTCctaagtttgaatttttctagGCCTCTATTTGCCTCGCTAATTACATATtttcacgcttagtactaggcaaaaagactagACTAAGTGTGATGGGGAATGTtagaatattaaatattaaaccatacCTTTATCTAAAagcttgaacttttggaactcTTGACTATGGTACAATAAAATCTCACAGTTATTGCTCCTTGAACTTGATCTAAAAGTAGGAAAAGCTCTGTGCATTCTGTTTTCGGTATTACTGGCTTTTACTTTTCGCTTTGCGGGACCCACGTGCCTTCCTGATAAGTATAAATCACACTCCAACACTCAGTGTGCTTGTCTATGTAATTCACATTATGTATATTTTACTATTCTATCGGCGAATTTCTCTGTGTCTCGGTTATTACATTCTTTGAAAGAGTTTTCCTAAATGTGGTGATTTCTCTCGAGTGTACTCTGGTTTTATCGCTTGCGTTGAGGCTTGAGCCTTTGTTTCTAGTGCATCACCCTGTCAGTTACCTTGCTAATGAGATGACTAGATTGCAGTTTTACTGGAGGGGAGAAAAGGGTAGTGCTCCAGCTTCTGACTCCTACATTAAAACGAGACCAACACCAGAAATAGTAAGAACCAAAACCGGCTTCAACAACGGAGACATTCAGGCATTTGTATCATGCATAGTACAATGTTTCAAGTGATGCACAAAATGGCCAACGAAGATCAACTGGTTTTCCATTTATGGCAATTTCAGGCGGTGATGATGACTAAATTCGCCACGGTAAGTTCCTTCATGCCGCAAGACTCCTGCATTTCCTTCGTTAAAGGGAAAAACACATCACCTCACTTTAAGCACTTTAA
Protein-coding sequences here:
- the LOC115741940 gene encoding protein ORANGE-LIKE, chloroplastic-like — translated: MTCFSICSRLPSSRLSPSNPPPTKTFLAFLAFPREVPPQRLTLPRNASPFRIACSSSSSSSSSSSSSSGDASGDQSSSNFCIIEGPETLQDFVQMQLQDIQDSIRSRRNKIFLLMEEVRRLRVQQRTKSVKVINENGKEEADEMPDIPSSIPFLPHLTQKTLRQLYLTSLSFIGGIILFGGLIAPTLELKLGLGGTSYEDFIRNMHLPLQLSQVDPIVASFSGGAVGVISTLMLMEANNVEQQEKKRCKYCHGTGYLACARCSASGVCLSVNPILVTGAADRPLQVPKTERCPNCSGAGKVMCPTCLCTGMLMASEHDLRIDPFD
- the LOC115741878 gene encoding G-type lectin S-receptor-like serine/threonine-protein kinase SD2-5, producing the protein MSVVGMNLTDTGNIVLFDKNNATVWQSFDHPTDSLVLGQKLSVGQKLTPSTSLVNGIEQGLLSLSLTPSGLFARIETYPLQVYLHVNVNLPNTSDDSNYIEIAGGDLALFMDSTRNGSVLSVTGPGSGASVQYMKFEPDGHLRSYQWDEVGWSVRDDLFEPYLGDCGYPMACDIQIIPDLANTDKESCREACACNCSCTTAFYLYHSGSCYLVSPVIILSYSAGSVLALIILNVVSNSLVLWRQEADEVGEEYLEQLPGLPTRFTYDDLIAVTEVFSKKLGEGGFGTVFEGTLSDGTKVAVKRLGGLRQIKKSFLAEFETIGNIHHVNLARLLGLCSEKSHMLLIYEYMSRGSLDEWIFHKSKGSFVLDWRKRRKIIYDIAKGLNYLHEECTWKIVHMDIKPQNILLDEKFNAKIADFGLSKLLDRGQSQAVTTMRGTPGYLAPEWLSATITEKVDVYSFGVVVLEIVCGRKVFDSSQNKEDMYLVEVFKRKVEDGRLLDMVDNTCEDMQLNQPRVVNIMRIASWCLQCDFSKRPSMSMVIKVLDGSMEIPEDLDNDFSHSISMNFHESEGVALPFSPPPVKLQSSHLISNVIDRVMHSKQELDAGDETRINLRELVKFNRENSFREIH